The Chitinophaga niabensis genomic interval CGTTCTTAATACTGAAACCGATCTTCGAACGGTTGGATACGCCCCAGTCCAATGGATAATCAGCAGCGGCGCGGGTGATAAAGGTGGTAAGGATCCCCTGTTCACTTTTCATTTCCATCATGGCCAATGGTTGTGGCATGAGAGCCGAAGGCAGCATTACCGGCTGTTCCGGAATACGCTGGTATTGGAACATGGGCGGAAGCTGGATCTGTGTTACTTTATCTCTGGATACTCCCTGGAAAGCGGCAACAGCCAGGCTGTAATACGCAGTTTGTTTGGCTGTGTATTGCAGCGTGAGGGTAAGATGATGTGCCGCTAGTTGCCAGGTGCCCTGCATGGTTTGACCATCTTCTGCACGATAACTTACTTCCAGCGTATGATCATTGATCTTTTTTACGGAAGAGGGAATGAATGCGGTGAGCTTTCCCGCGAGGAAGGGATTCTTCAGGTTATCCGGTTCAAGGATAGTGTAGGATTTCCCTTTGCTGGTGAAGCTGCTGAAACCGATAGAACCATTCCAGGAGGGGAAGAAATTACCGAAGCCGATCTGCGGGGCCTCTGAACTGATCAGCAGGATCCTGTTCTCTTCATTGCCTGCGTCGATGCTATTCCATTTCCCATATTGTTTCAGATCTGTGCGGGATGCGATCCGTTCATTGTCTGCTTTGAAAAATTGCAAACGCATGTACTCATTGCTGATGGCAGCCAGTACAGGAGCATCGCTCCTGATCTTTGCGGGACTGATGGTAACGGGAAGGTTTGCGGGGGTAGCTTTCACGGCTACCTGTTCTGTTTTGAACTTTTGCAGGCGGGCTAATGGCTGTTCGTTTGGATTGAAAGATTCGGTTGTCAGCAGCACCGCATCACATCTGCCAAAGTTCCCTCTTGAATCCTGCAAACGGATCACATTTTCGCCGGTATCCATTTTGGCGGCGCCGGCTTTTTCCCAGTAATAACTATCCTTTCCGTGTTTACCTGATTCCTCCATGGCCTGTTCATTCACGGCTACGCGGAATAAACGGGTGCCGGGATTATTGGCAGGATAATCTATGGAGCGTACCCATACGGTATAATTACCTGCTGTTTTTACACGGATCACGGCAATTGCATCTGCTGCTTTTACCTTTCCGCCCAATACGCGCAGGATGTTGTTGTTGGAAATGTTCACACCGCCTATGGGCTTTTCAGCCATCCAACCTCCTTTGAAATTGAAATCCTCTGCTTCTATAAAATAGCTCTGCTGGGCATGGAGGGCTGTTCCGCTTATTAAGCAGGATGCCATAAAGAGCAAGGTGTGTTTGTAATAAGGTTTCATCTTTTACTCATGTTTTGTTTCCAGCACCTTTATTCCATAGGGTGGGATTTTTACAGGGGTGGTTGCGTCTTTTATCTGAATAGTTGTTTCCAGTTGCTCATCATCATTATTCAACAGGATGAAGAATAATTTCTTTTGCTGCCGGTTAATGGCGCAGTAGTAATCAAGATATGGACTGGTGGTTTTAAGCAAACCATCTTCCAGTAAAAGTTCCGCCGTTACGCCATTTACTTTTCCGGGCGCAAAGCCGTAGGATTGATGGGGGCCTACTTTGGGTGTGATAAAACCTCTCGGGAATTTTACCTGCCCGCCGGAACGCATTTCCGCTTCAGCCAGCAGGTAATCCGTGATCCATCCTATCTGCCACCAGGCATGATGCGGATAGGGGCCTGCGCCTTTATTCATTACATCCCAGTAATAGGAAGCTACGCTGGTTTCTTTATCCACAAAAGCATCTCTGCCTAATGCAGCAGCACGGGCCATTTGCAGGAAAAGGGAGTCGCGGGTGATGGCGAACATCCTTACAAACATGCCGGCATGACTGGCTAAGAGTATAGGGCCACGATGATTCGCAGAACCTAATGTGCCGCCATGTTCAAAACTTAAACCTGCCTGGCTGATCTCCCAATCCTGGCGTTTCACGCCATTCACTATTTTTTCCTGTGTGGTAGGAATGGGATGCGTGTAAATAGAAGTCGTGTATAAACGGGCGGTTTGAATAGCTGCCTGTAAGTATTGCTTTTCTTTTGTTACGTCGTAAAGTTCCAGCAAGGCCTGTGCGCTTTGGGCTGTGGCAAAATCGGGAACAAAACGGGTGTCGCCGCAAACGCCAAGAAAATGACCTTTTTCAACGGCATTCTTTATATACCAGTCAGCGCCTTTTTTTGCAGCATCGAGGTATTTTTTGTTGCGGAGTATTTTGTATGCTATGAGCAGGCCGTAGAAAGTAGGACGGAGGTCTTCCACTTCTTTGAACATCGGGGCCTGCGTAGCATGATCATATGCTACCTGCCATTGCCCGTTGCTGTTCATCCATCCTAATAACTTGTCTGCTGCGAGTTGTAAAGTGTGTTTTAATGCGGTGTCCTTAGGCTGGAATAACAATACATTCCCCGCGTCCATCAATATGTAGTAGGTAGTTCCGATGGGTTCTATATAAGGCCCCCATTCTTCTGTGAACCGTTTGCTTTTAGACAGGTAATATTGTCCGGCGGCGGCGCCGTAGAAGAATCCTGCATTGAGGTCCTGTTGCTGTAGCTTGAAATTCCTTGCATAGGGGAGGCGGTCTTTTTTCAATGCGGGATCATTGGTGATATTGGCCAGCATCCACATGGCGCCGTAATCGGAATTTTTCATGGCGTCTTTCTCAGAGCCGTATACGCCACCCAGGTAAGCTTGTGCGCCAATGGTGAGGCCTTTGTACCCTTCTGTTCTCCAAAGAGAGGTTTTGGCATCCACCAGGTATTTGTGCATGGACAGGATCCGGCTGGTGAGTGACTGGGATGTTTTTTTCAGTGCAAGGAAATCAGCAAAACGATACACATCGTTTACGGCATGTTTATAAACGGTGTACCAGTCAGCATATTGAATAGTATATCTGAAGGAGAAAGAAACGGTATCGCCTTTTTGCATCAGGGAACCTTTCTCTCCCAATACGGGATGATAGGCGGTAGGCGTGAGCAGGGCTTTCCTGTTCATTAAAGAAAGTCCTAACTGCCAGGTGGATTGTGTTTTGGTATCTTTCTCCCAGGGATCCCTTCCTGTACCGGGATCGGGGATCACGGCGAGGGTGACATTATTCTTTGCAGAGATGAAGGGGGAGAGTGTAGCCGCTGTTCTTTCCCTTACGATCACTGGTTTATCCGGGATGCCCTGCATATAAACATTCGCTTTGATGAAGTCATGTTCCAGTGCATTGCTTTGGAAGTACCCGGGAATGCCGGCCCAGGCCAGTTCTTTTTCCATGATAGTGGCTACGGTAGGCGTAGCCAGTGAAAAGTAACCGGTTTGTTTGGCCGTTAGGGTGATCTTTACCCGTATGTCTGATGGGTATTGGGGATCTATATACCATGCGGCTGTGATGTCTGCCTGCCGGGAATGATTATTGAAAACAATGCTGTTACCGGACCTTGCAGCATCTGAGGGATAGAAATGTACAGCCTGCCCTGCAGTGTTCATGGGTACAGGTTGTATCAATGCTTTCCAGAGGGGAATGATGTAATGGTATTGCTGTTCCGGGAAGCTGTTGTTGAATGTAGAATCCGGCAGCTTTTCCGTATACAGCAAAGTGTATTCACCACTCGGGGCTGGTAATGCTACCCAGGTGTTTTTATTTTTAACGGAGAGCTGGTTAATTTTCCAGCCCTCTGTATTTTTCGTCCATTGTAATTGCAGGGCATTACTTTTCAGGGACACCTGGGCCGAAGCGGAGGCTCCCATCAACATACCTGCAAAGAACAAACATCTCATCATAATTTCACTTTTCCCGCTGCCCTTAAAGGGATCAGGGAAGTTAAGAGTATAACAGTGGCAATACCGGCAACCAGCGATGCGCTTCCTGCAGAGAAGAAGCACAGGATATAGAGCAGTATTGCAATGAAACAAAGGGAGAAAGCAATCACTTTCAACCCGAACTTATTCTGCTTCCTTATTTCAAAAGCTTCTTCTGCACTTACTTCTACCGGCGCCGCTTTACGCTGCGCTTTCAAAGCTTTCAGATGAAGGTATTCTGCACTGGCGTTCTGACCTTTGTAGTAAGCATAGATCTCATACAGGGCCAGTATAAGGAATGGCAGGCCAACACCCAGCAGCATTTCATTCGCGCGGCTTAGTTTATAATCTGCAAGGAAAGGCAGCATTATTTTAAATACCAGGTTGGCAGCCAGGCTGATACCGGTTACATATAATGTTACCTTTCCGGTGAGGCGTTTGGAGAATAAAGCCCAAAGCGGCGGAGCCAGTAAAGGCCCGCCAGTAATGGCGCCAATGCTCAACGTAAATTCAACGATCCCTCCGATGTAGGGAACTATCAAAGCCACCACGATCATACCCAATCCAAAGAACCAGGAGGAGATCCGGGCTACGCTCATCAGCTTTTTATCAGAAGCTTTCGGGTTGATGGAACCCTTGTAGATATCATTCGTAAATACGGCAGATACCACATTCAAAGCGGTATTAGCAGATGCGGAAGTAGAGAAATACATTCCTGTTAAGATCAGCCCCATCAGCCCTGCGGGCAATACATGCTGGCAGATCATCAGGTAAGCATTCTCTGTATCCAGGCCCTGTAAACCGGGATTAATGGCTTTGTATACCATCGGGGGCAACATCCACAACACCGGGCTGATAATATAAAGACCGGCAAAAAGGTATGCCACTTTGGAAGCCGACTTTGGTGTATCCACACTGGTGTAACGTTGCACAAAGGTCCAGTTACCACCGATATAGAAGATGTGGTATAAAGCAAATGCGAGGATAAATCCCCAGGTGTATTCGCCATTCACTACATCAAAAAAGCCCTGAGGAGAGAATTTAATAAAATGTTCCACACCACCTGCTGCATCAAATGCTAAGGGAATGATAATGAGGATGGCGGCTGTGAGGATCACAAACTGCAGGATGTCCGTTACCATCACTGCCCATAATCCACCAACAGCAGTATAGGCAATCATGAATAATCCCAATACCACTGTACTGGGCATCAGTGGAAATCCAAGGGATGAACTGACGAGCCTTGCAACAGAGTATAATACTGATCCTTTGATCAGCAGTGATACGATCATGAAAATGTAGATGTAACTTTTTTGTACCGCTTCTCCCAAACGTTCCCGGATAAATTCAGCGGCAGTGAGGTTGCCGGTGGCTTTCCATTTAGGGGCCAGGTATAAACCTGTTACCAATCCGCCGATACACATGGTCCATTGAATGGTGATGGCTACCCAGCCATATTTATAAGCAATGGAACCCCAGGCTACAAAAGTGCCGGCGGAGAAGAAGCTCATGAATAAAGATAAACCCCCGATGAACCAGGGCACGGCTTCTCCTGCGGCAAAGAAAGATTTTAGATTGCGGCCGGTCCTCGAAAACGAGAAACCGACCAGCATGATAAAGATGGAAAATACTACAATAACAGATGTATCAATCACTGCATTCATGGCGTAATAGTTAATGTCACTTCTCTCGTTGTCCTTTGTTCGCCATTATAACGTACGGAGGATCCTTCAAATACAACTTTATAGGTGCCGGGTTGTGTAAATACATACCCATATTCTGGTAAAACCGTGCTGATGTTCTTCAGTGCTGTGCCTACATCCTGTTTAATATAGGTAGGATCAAATCCTTTGCTGATGGCCCAGTCTTCATTATCATCTGCAGTAGCGGTACTGCTTGGCATAAGCAATTGGGCAGCGGAGAGGCTCCATACAAAAGCGGTGTTTTTGAAATTCACCTGCTGCCAGCCTCCGGTGGACATTACAGCCATAGGTGTTACTGTTCCATCCGGCGCAATGTTATTGGCGCTGAAGGTACGGATCACCCATCTGTTCTGCCCTTGTGCTTTTTTGTAATCTGTATACCTGAATGCTACATAGATCAGCGAAGAGGGTTTTTGTGCATTAACATAAGGCTTCAGGCTGATAATGCCGGATGAAACGCTGTCTTTACCTGTAGAGAATGTTGCTTTGCTGCTAATGTCCGTCCAGGTGGCGGCTTTTACAGAAGGTGTATCTGCTTTGCCGTTGAAGTCGTTGGATACCAGCACTTGCAGGTTCTGATAGATGAGCCCAAACTGCACCAGGCTTTTAAATTCTATCTGCAGATCATTGTCTGCACTATCCCGTTTCCGGAATTCGTATTTATGTCCCTGTTCGCCGGAATAGAACATCAGGTTATCAGGGTTTCCGCTGATCCTGAATTTCACAGAATCCCCTGCTTTATAGGTAAGCGAGGATGTGGATACTTCAAAGTTGGGTGCACTTACTTTTTCTTTTGCACAGGCGGCGAAGACGCCAATTGAGATAAGGCTATATATGATCTTACGCATGTTGTTACCAGTTTGGATTTTGAGTGACCAGGTGATTAACGGTGATCTCTGTGTTGGGAATAGGGAATACTAAGTTCCTGGCAGTAATGTTCTTGGCTGCGTTAGCGCCGTATCTGAATCCTGAGGGTGCGTTGGTGGAGATATCCACCGCCAGTGATTGCATTTTTGAAAGATAAAGTCCCCAGCGGATCAGGTCGTGTTTGCGTAAACCTTCAAACGCTAATTCCCTGGCACGTTCGTCCTGCAGGTATGTAAGGAAATCTGCCTTATCTAAGCCGGCTGGCGCGTCCACTGTGGCATCAGGGGTGTTGATGGGTTTGCCATAACCTCTCCGGCGTACTTTGTTGACAGCATCGTAAGCTGCTGCCGTGGGGGCTCCACTCACCTGCGTTTCTGCTTCTGCTTTCATCAGCAACACATCTGAATAACGGATCACCGGGAAATTGGTAGAGTTGTAGTTCCTGTTCTTTGGTGTTACTGTTTCATATTCCCTGCGCCATTTACCAACGGTGCGGTCATAGATCTGTACAGCCGTGTAAGGCGTTTTAGTAGTAACACCTGTAGTAGTGTTCGTTACATATTTATAGGGAGCTATTGCCCAATCCCTTCTGAGGTCAGTAGCTGCATAGAGATTGAACATGCGGGCAGTTATCTTCAAAGGCCCGGTGGAATACCCTATTTTATCATCTGTACATTCTACACCATTTTCTATACCTACGGCTCCGGCCAGTTGTGTATTGCCCAACTGGTTCCCATACATGCCTATTTCCCAGATGCACTCCTGCAGGTCATATTTGTTTTCAGAGTGATTGATGAAGATGCGGCTGTAATCAGGATTGAGATTATGTTTGCCTGAATTGATCACTTTGTCTGCATAGATCAGGGCATCGTTATATCTGGCCACATCTTTCA includes:
- a CDS encoding glycerophosphoryl diester phosphodiesterase codes for the protein MMRCLFFAGMLMGASASAQVSLKSNALQLQWTKNTEGWKINQLSVKNKNTWVALPAPSGEYTLLYTEKLPDSTFNNSFPEQQYHYIIPLWKALIQPVPMNTAGQAVHFYPSDAARSGNSIVFNNHSRQADITAAWYIDPQYPSDIRVKITLTAKQTGYFSLATPTVATIMEKELAWAGIPGYFQSNALEHDFIKANVYMQGIPDKPVIVRERTAATLSPFISAKNNVTLAVIPDPGTGRDPWEKDTKTQSTWQLGLSLMNRKALLTPTAYHPVLGEKGSLMQKGDTVSFSFRYTIQYADWYTVYKHAVNDVYRFADFLALKKTSQSLTSRILSMHKYLVDAKTSLWRTEGYKGLTIGAQAYLGGVYGSEKDAMKNSDYGAMWMLANITNDPALKKDRLPYARNFKLQQQDLNAGFFYGAAAGQYYLSKSKRFTEEWGPYIEPIGTTYYILMDAGNVLLFQPKDTALKHTLQLAADKLLGWMNSNGQWQVAYDHATQAPMFKEVEDLRPTFYGLLIAYKILRNKKYLDAAKKGADWYIKNAVEKGHFLGVCGDTRFVPDFATAQSAQALLELYDVTKEKQYLQAAIQTARLYTTSIYTHPIPTTQEKIVNGVKRQDWEISQAGLSFEHGGTLGSANHRGPILLASHAGMFVRMFAITRDSLFLQMARAAALGRDAFVDKETSVASYYWDVMNKGAGPYPHHAWWQIGWITDYLLAEAEMRSGGQVKFPRGFITPKVGPHQSYGFAPGKVNGVTAELLLEDGLLKTTSPYLDYYCAINRQQKKLFFILLNNDDEQLETTIQIKDATTPVKIPPYGIKVLETKHE
- a CDS encoding sodium:solute symporter family protein — protein: MNAVIDTSVIVVFSIFIMLVGFSFSRTGRNLKSFFAAGEAVPWFIGGLSLFMSFFSAGTFVAWGSIAYKYGWVAITIQWTMCIGGLVTGLYLAPKWKATGNLTAAEFIRERLGEAVQKSYIYIFMIVSLLIKGSVLYSVARLVSSSLGFPLMPSTVVLGLFMIAYTAVGGLWAVMVTDILQFVILTAAILIIIPLAFDAAGGVEHFIKFSPQGFFDVVNGEYTWGFILAFALYHIFYIGGNWTFVQRYTSVDTPKSASKVAYLFAGLYIISPVLWMLPPMVYKAINPGLQGLDTENAYLMICQHVLPAGLMGLILTGMYFSTSASANTALNVVSAVFTNDIYKGSINPKASDKKLMSVARISSWFFGLGMIVVALIVPYIGGIVEFTLSIGAITGGPLLAPPLWALFSKRLTGKVTLYVTGISLAANLVFKIMLPFLADYKLSRANEMLLGVGLPFLILALYEIYAYYKGQNASAEYLHLKALKAQRKAAPVEVSAEEAFEIRKQNKFGLKVIAFSLCFIAILLYILCFFSAGSASLVAGIATVILLTSLIPLRAAGKVKL
- a CDS encoding DUF5017 domain-containing protein translates to MRKIIYSLISIGVFAACAKEKVSAPNFEVSTSSLTYKAGDSVKFRISGNPDNLMFYSGEQGHKYEFRKRDSADNDLQIEFKSLVQFGLIYQNLQVLVSNDFNGKADTPSVKAATWTDISSKATFSTGKDSVSSGIISLKPYVNAQKPSSLIYVAFRYTDYKKAQGQNRWVIRTFSANNIAPDGTVTPMAVMSTGGWQQVNFKNTAFVWSLSAAQLLMPSSTATADDNEDWAISKGFDPTYIKQDVGTALKNISTVLPEYGYVFTQPGTYKVVFEGSSVRYNGEQRTTREVTLTITP
- a CDS encoding RagB/SusD family nutrient uptake outer membrane protein: MKRILILFVLAGSMLSACNKFLETKPEDFVTPDNYYNTEADLDRALNGVYNRLVDNFGRMYSRGLFSFLSISDEFFYKNITITNLKVMDFDAGQLDVGKLWEVAYQGIDRANILLENVDKPKMDETRRKAIKGEALFLRAYFYFVLVDNFGGVPLKLKSTNNPLEKYLPRASVADVYASIVNDMKGADTLVSDISSYNYNERVTKTAVEAVLARVYLTMAGEPLKDVARYNDALIYADKVINSGKHNLNPDYSRIFINHSENKYDLQECIWEIGMYGNQLGNTQLAGAVGIENGVECTDDKIGYSTGPLKITARMFNLYAATDLRRDWAIAPYKYVTNTTTGVTTKTPYTAVQIYDRTVGKWRREYETVTPKNRNYNSTNFPVIRYSDVLLMKAEAETQVSGAPTAAAYDAVNKVRRRGYGKPINTPDATVDAPAGLDKADFLTYLQDERARELAFEGLRKHDLIRWGLYLSKMQSLAVDISTNAPSGFRYGANAAKNITARNLVFPIPNTEITVNHLVTQNPNW